Proteins encoded within one genomic window of Gasterosteus aculeatus chromosome 18, fGasAcu3.hap1.1, whole genome shotgun sequence:
- the LOC120807770 gene encoding uncharacterized protein LOC120807770, with product MAETSLGASGALKTILQSASAGFAFGEVALLALEPSLTTDGVLLTAATLAAGRVGSTGAGVVAACLAFSSVLVSLGSGFLLAAVVMKLLTKGGATALAEATAGVSVVAGAVATGLLAGILPPWIYIGAQAIQVLLVISNSNINDMTTALAIIFITLYLCVVYGRMGVFFGLFLTGLTISVLCALRKALAGRMTPRPKSKTQCKLLERIFFYSVVVGSLGFLVGLGAGEPGEASEAEMVLMLQSVLWVAFVAAGLLGAGLGTVVTVGLAPAAAGKVTVGAAVVSSVSLRAVVRLSASLGTRSGVGGMLGAAAAAGLSLGAASVAAKKAFGARNWTVAAIGSVALGAIVAMRGGALAATPPTTPELVSVSLVAAGSFLLGAPRSPFHTQVNLQVGLVAGPELIRGVGMETLTAAAAPFGAGALGAAALATAALGRLGTGGIVVAILLATGSVLSGMIGNSQTPTTNARRD from the exons ATGGCGGAAACCAGTCTGG GTGCTTCTGGTGCACTGAAGACAATCCTGCAAAGTGCATCGGCGGGTTTTGCTTTCGGAGAAGTCGCATTACTCGCCCTCGAGCCCTCGCTGACCACAGATGGCGTCCTCCTGACCGCTGCGACTCTGGCCGCCGGACGAGTCGGCTCCACGGGCGCCGGGGTCGTGGCGGCGTGCCTCGCCTTCTCCTCCGTGCTCGTTTCCCTCGGCAGCGgcttcctcctcgccgccgtgGTGATGAAGCTGTTGACCAAAGGCGGAGCCACGGCGCTGGCGGAGGCCACGGCGGGGGTCTCCGTGGTGGCGGGGGCCGTCGCTACCGGACTATTAGCCGGGATCCTTCCGCCGTGGATCTACATCGGAGCTCAAGCCATCCAGGTCCTTTTGGTGATCTCAAACTCCAACATTAACGACATGACCACGGCTCTggccatcatcttcatcacgcTCTACCTCTGTGTCGTTTACGGGCGAATGGGCGTGTTCTTTGGACTCTTCCTCACGGGGTTGACCATATCTGTGCTCTGCGCCCTCCGAAAGGCTCTGGCAGGCAGGATGACGCCGAGACCAAAATCCAAAACCCAGTGTAAACTTTTGGAGCGGATCTTCTTCTACTCCGTCGTTGTGGGGAGCCTGGGCTTTTTAGTGGGCTTGGGTGCCGGTGAACCGGGAGAGGCGTCCGAAGCCGAGATGGTCCTGATGCTGCAGTCGGTCCTCTGGGTGGCGTTCGTGGCCGCGGGGCTGCTGGGCGCCGGCCTGGGGACGGTGGTCACGGTGGGGCTGGCGCCGGCGGCGGCTGGAAAGGTCACCGTTGGAGCTGCTGTGGTATCGTCAGTCTCCCTGAGAGCCGTCGTGCGTTTGAGCGCTTCGTTGGGGACCCGAAGCGGCGTGGGGGGAATGCTGGGAGCAGCCGCAGCCGCCGGCCTTTCCCTCGGCGCCGCCAGCGTGGCGGCGAAGAAGGCGTTCGGGGCTAGAAATTGGACCGTGGCGGCTATTGGCTCGGTCGCTCTCGGTGCGATAGTGGCGATGCGTGGCGGCGCGCTGGCGGCGACTCCCCCGACGACACCCGAACTGGTTTCCGTCAGCCTGGTCGCAGCGGGCTCGTTTCTTCTGGGGGCGCCCAGGAGCCCTTTCCACACGCAGGTCAATCTGCAGGTGGGCCTCGTCGCGGGGCCCGAGCTGATCCGAGGAGTCGGCATGGAGACGctcacggcggcggcggcgccttTCGGAGCCGGGGCGCTCGGGGCGGCGGCGTTGGCTACCGCGGCTCTGGGGAGGTTGGGCACTGGGGGAATTGTGGTGGCTATATTGTTGGCTACGGGAAGTGTTCTCAGCGGCATGATAGGAAACTCtcaaacaccaacaacaaacGCACGCAGAGACTGA
- the LOC120808355 gene encoding alpha-N-acetylgalactosaminidase, producing MQVAVLLLLVAALCSATLALDNGEMRVPPMGWLAWERFRCDLDCEHDPKNCISENLFIDMADRLAEDGWRELGYVYVNIDDCWSSMKRDEKGRLQADPKRFPRGIKELARYMHARGLKLGLYGDMGTHTCGGYPGTTLDNIDLDAQTFADWEVDMFKFDGCYSNATEQEQGYPLMSKALNATGRPIGYSCSWPAYQGGLPPKVNYTELGQICNLWRNYGDIQDSWDSVLNIINWFFENQDVLAPAAGPGKWNDPDMLIVGDFGLSVDQSRAQMALWAIMAAPLFMSNDLRTISSGARTILQNKMAIIINQDPMGVQGRRLVKEKIGIDVFWRPLSKNASALVFFSRRTDMPYRYQTSLSKLNYTAGSYEIYDVFTGKSMTLKDSAPFVVSVNPTGVVMWHVSAPAKWNPRHFYKGGRRQGPAFDGGEENAVPPVFL from the exons ATGCAGgtggcggtgctgctgctgttggtggcGGCGCTCTGCTCGGCCACCTTGGCCCTCGACAATGGCGAGATGAGGGTCCCTCCCATGGGCTGGTTGGCGTGGGAACGATTCCGCTGCGACCTCGACTGCGAACACGACCCCAAGAACTGCATCAG TGAGAACCTGTTCATCGACATGGCCGACCGACTGGCCGAGGACGGCTGGAGGGAACTCGGCTACGTCTACGTGAACATAGACGACTGCTGGTCCTCGATGAAGAGGGACGAGAAGGGGCGGCTGCAGGCCGACCCTAAGCG GTTCCCGCGGGGCATCAAGGAACTGGCGCGCTACATGCACGCCAGGGGCCTCAAGCTGGGCCTGTACGGGGACATGGGCACGCACACCTGCGGGGGGTACCCCGGCACCACGCTGGACAACATCGACCTGGACGCTCAGACCTTCGCCGACTGGGAGGTGGACATGTTCAAATTTGACGGCTGTTACTCTAACGCCACGGAGCAGGAGCAGG GTTACCCTCTGATGTCGAAGGCTTTGAACGCTACGGGCCGTCCTATTGGCTACTCCTGCAGTTGGCCTGCCTATCAGGGCGGCCTGCCCCCCAAG gtaaaCTACACTGAGTTGGGTCAGATCTGCAACCTGTGGCGTAACTACGGCGACATCCAGGACTCTTGGGACAGCGTCCTGAACATCATTAACTGGTTCTTTGAGAACCAGGACGTCCTGGCTCCTGCAGCTGGACCCGGGAAGTGGAACGACCCAGATATG CTGATTGTCGGCGACTTTGGCCTCAGCGTGGACCAGTCTCGGGCTCAGATGGCACTGTGGGCGATCATGGCCGCTCCTCTGTTCATGTCCAATGACCTGCGCACCATCAGCAGCGGCGCCCGCACCATCCTTCAGAACAAAATGGCCATCATCATCAACCAGGACCCCATGGGCGTCCAGGGCAGGCGCCTCGTAAAG GAGAAGATTGGCATCGACGTGTTCTGGCGCCCCCTCTCCAAAAACGCAAGCGCTTTGGTATTCTTCAGCCGTCGCACCGACATGCCCTACCGCTACCAGACCAGCCTCAGCAAACTCAACTACACCGCCGGCAGCTACGAG ATCTACGACGTCTTCACCGGGAAGAGCATGACGCTGAAAGACTCCGCTCCCTTCGTGGTGTCCGTCAACCCCACCGGCGTGGTCATGTGGCACGTGTCCGCGCCCGCCAAATGGAACCCTCGCCACTTCTACAAAGGCGGCAGACGGCAGGGACCCGCGTTCGACG